A stretch of the Ascaphus truei isolate aAscTru1 chromosome 4, aAscTru1.hap1, whole genome shotgun sequence genome encodes the following:
- the HINT3 gene encoding adenosine 5'-monophosphoramidase HINT3 isoform X2 has protein sequence MQQREAEKQLWVMSPEGEEQSSGYDSKCIFCRISGNQESSAELLHCDEDLVCFKDIRPGAPHHYLVVPKKHVGNCKTLTKDHVQLVKNMMEVGKNILQRNNVTDLDDIRLGFHWPPFCSIAHLHLHVLAPASQLGFLSRMIYRINSYWFVTAEQLIERLQANTDAS, from the exons ATGCAGCAGCGGGAGGCTGAGAAGCAGCTCTGGGTGATGTCTCCGGAGGGTGAGGAGCAGAGCTCCGGTTATGACAGCAAGTGCATCTTCTGCAGGATCTCCGGCAACCAGGAGAGCAGCGCCGAGTTGCTGCATTGTGAC GAGGACTTGGTCTGCTTTAAAGACATTCGACCTGGGGCCCCGCACCATTATCTAGTTGTACCCAAGAAGCATGTGGGGAACTGCAAGACCCTTACAAAAGATCATGTGCAACTAG TGAAGAATATGATGGAAGTCGGAAAGAATATTCTACAGCGCAACAATGTCACAGATTTGGACGATATCCG GTTGGGTTTCCACTGGCCTCCTTTCTGCTCGATAGCCCACTTACATCTCCATGTTCTGGCTCCTGCCAGCCAGCTGGGATTTCTGTCTAGAATGATTTACAGGATCAACTCCTACTGGTTTGTTACG GCTGAACAGCTGATTGAACGACTGCAAGCAAACACTGACGCAAGTTGA
- the HINT3 gene encoding adenosine 5'-monophosphoramidase HINT3 isoform X1 codes for MQQREAEKQLWVMSPEGEEQSSGYDSKCIFCRISGNQESSAELLHCDIQGLGPPYRSSRRSLLEDLVCFKDIRPGAPHHYLVVPKKHVGNCKTLTKDHVQLVKNMMEVGKNILQRNNVTDLDDIRLGFHWPPFCSIAHLHLHVLAPASQLGFLSRMIYRINSYWFVTAEQLIERLQANTDAS; via the exons ATGCAGCAGCGGGAGGCTGAGAAGCAGCTCTGGGTGATGTCTCCGGAGGGTGAGGAGCAGAGCTCCGGTTATGACAGCAAGTGCATCTTCTGCAGGATCTCCGGCAACCAGGAGAGCAGCGCCGAGTTGCTGCATTGTGAC attcagggtcttggaccaccctatcgcagcagcagacgctccttattg GAGGACTTGGTCTGCTTTAAAGACATTCGACCTGGGGCCCCGCACCATTATCTAGTTGTACCCAAGAAGCATGTGGGGAACTGCAAGACCCTTACAAAAGATCATGTGCAACTAG TGAAGAATATGATGGAAGTCGGAAAGAATATTCTACAGCGCAACAATGTCACAGATTTGGACGATATCCG GTTGGGTTTCCACTGGCCTCCTTTCTGCTCGATAGCCCACTTACATCTCCATGTTCTGGCTCCTGCCAGCCAGCTGGGATTTCTGTCTAGAATGATTTACAGGATCAACTCCTACTGGTTTGTTACG GCTGAACAGCTGATTGAACGACTGCAAGCAAACACTGACGCAAGTTGA